One genomic window of Cupriavidus malaysiensis includes the following:
- the blaOXA gene encoding class D beta-lactamase, with product MRTSTIFAALGAAVFTHAARAEVLCTALADAATGQVLVQEGRCDQRTSPASTFKIPIALMGFDAGVLHDEHSPALPFREGYTDWNPAWRQTADPQMWMRDSVVWYSQQVTQQLGAARFARYVQAFGYGNGDVRGDARKPDGLTQAWLGSSLQISPLEQLDFLGKLVRRALPVNQQAYQMTARITALGSLPGGWELHGKTGAWNWRPGDGAVGRFEAIGWFVGWATRADGRSVVFARLTREDREEKGSPGLRAREAMMRELPQRLQEL from the coding sequence TTGAGAACCTCAACGATCTTCGCCGCGCTGGGCGCGGCCGTCTTCACCCATGCGGCACGCGCCGAGGTCCTGTGCACCGCGCTGGCCGATGCCGCCACCGGCCAGGTGCTGGTGCAGGAAGGCCGCTGCGACCAGCGCACCAGCCCTGCCTCTACCTTCAAGATCCCGATCGCCCTGATGGGCTTCGACGCCGGGGTCCTGCACGACGAGCACAGTCCTGCGCTGCCCTTCCGCGAGGGCTATACCGACTGGAACCCGGCGTGGCGCCAGACCGCCGATCCGCAGATGTGGATGCGCGACTCCGTGGTGTGGTACTCGCAGCAGGTCACTCAGCAGCTCGGCGCGGCACGATTCGCGCGCTACGTGCAGGCCTTCGGCTACGGCAATGGCGACGTCCGCGGCGATGCGCGCAAGCCCGACGGGCTGACGCAGGCCTGGCTCGGCTCCTCGCTGCAGATCAGTCCGCTCGAACAGCTCGATTTCCTCGGCAAGCTGGTCCGCCGTGCCCTGCCGGTCAACCAGCAGGCCTACCAGATGACAGCGCGCATCACGGCGCTGGGCAGCCTGCCCGGTGGGTGGGAGCTGCACGGCAAGACGGGGGCGTGGAACTGGAGGCCCGGTGATGGCGCTGTCGGGCGTTTCGAGGCGATCGGCTGGTTCGTGGGCTGGGCGACCCGTGCGGACGGGCGCAGCGTGGTCTTCGCCAGGCTGACGCGGGAAGACAGGGAAGAGAAAGGCAGCCCCGGCCTGCGCGCACGTGAGGCCATGATGCGGGAATTGCCGCAGCGCCTGCAGGAGCTGTAG
- a CDS encoding class I SAM-dependent methyltransferase: MTSWDTLRGVGDSELGQYATPADLAKLVVSRFGNNVETAIDLGSGPGALTRALQARYPMVNVTMIDIDRIGEQADVDPDRTRFLQRSVLSVGFATRIRNEFGAFDVAISNPPFVTVRSDPPRYLTEALQSQVGAPRYRAELAFAAQALKCVGERGAAAIFMPSEILRPTDGMSTIEALLHLELEELLVLPGRVFRHVEVDTVALIFRRRGARRKKVRLYTVSSDFSLSYCGWKTCPEIEDLLFSIKRPAGTGARTLGAIGAGVKRGRHSSSQLREMARPFFHTTSFGTTRALEVAFDSSPKFQGEEFVVAKQGDILIPRVGSRCMDKAAIVTAGARPISDCVIQLRLPDAMIGNVWDFISSEQGVIWRRSLTRGSCAKFIPQASLLSTPLPANFRF; this comes from the coding sequence ATGACGTCCTGGGATACTTTGCGCGGTGTCGGTGACAGCGAGCTTGGCCAATACGCTACCCCGGCGGACCTAGCCAAACTGGTGGTGTCGCGATTCGGCAACAATGTCGAAACAGCAATAGATCTTGGCAGCGGTCCAGGGGCCCTTACACGTGCACTCCAAGCTCGTTATCCGATGGTCAATGTAACCATGATTGACATAGATCGTATCGGTGAACAAGCAGATGTTGATCCAGATCGGACGCGCTTCCTTCAGCGCTCGGTGCTAAGCGTCGGTTTCGCTACCAGGATTCGGAATGAGTTCGGCGCTTTCGACGTTGCAATCAGCAACCCTCCCTTCGTGACCGTTCGCTCCGATCCACCTAGATACCTTACGGAGGCACTTCAATCGCAAGTTGGTGCTCCTAGGTACCGGGCGGAGCTTGCTTTCGCTGCACAAGCCTTGAAGTGCGTTGGGGAACGTGGGGCCGCTGCTATCTTCATGCCGAGTGAGATTCTCCGTCCCACAGATGGCATGTCCACGATAGAAGCGTTGCTTCATCTTGAACTTGAGGAACTATTGGTCTTGCCCGGCCGTGTTTTCCGGCACGTAGAAGTTGATACGGTGGCTTTGATCTTTCGGCGACGTGGTGCACGACGTAAGAAGGTAAGGCTTTACACCGTTAGCTCAGACTTTTCCCTCTCATATTGCGGCTGGAAGACGTGTCCCGAAATCGAAGATCTACTCTTCAGCATTAAGAGGCCGGCAGGAACCGGGGCCAGGACACTTGGTGCAATTGGAGCAGGAGTTAAAAGAGGGAGGCACTCTTCGAGCCAGTTGCGCGAAATGGCGCGCCCCTTCTTTCACACGACATCTTTTGGCACCACCCGTGCTTTGGAGGTTGCATTCGACAGTAGTCCAAAGTTCCAGGGGGAGGAATTTGTAGTAGCGAAGCAGGGCGACATATTGATTCCGCGCGTTGGTTCTCGTTGTATGGATAAAGCGGCAATTGTCACAGCAGGTGCGCGCCCTATTAGCGACTGCGTTATCCAGTTAAGACTACCTGATGCCATGATTGGTAATGTTTGGGATTTTATTTCCTCCGAACAAGGAGTAATATGGCGGCGCTCCCTCACCCGGGGCAGTTGCGCAAAATTTATTCCCCAGGCGAGCCTTTTATCGACGCCACTCCCTGCTAATTTCCGTTTCTGA
- a CDS encoding phage portal protein, with translation MTRRKSRRATASATVPAPPPAAPSPSVEAFTFGEPVPVLDRRELLDYVECMCQDKWFEPPLPWDGLARSFRAAVHNSSPIYVKRNILVSTFVPHKLLSRTAFARWVMDFLVFGNGYLERRDNALDRPIALEPALAKFMRRGQDLETYYFVQGEQEKHQFKAGSIFHLMEPDINQEVYGLPEYLSALNATWLDESATLFRRRYYLNGSHAGFILYMTDAAQKQEDVDALREALKNSKGPGNFRNLFMYAPNGKKDGIQLFPVSEVAAKDEFWNIKNVTRDDQLAAHRVPPQLMGIIPSNTGGFGDVEKAALVFARNEVKPLQDRLMETNDWLGQEVIRFDSYIL, from the coding sequence ATGACCCGCAGAAAATCGCGCCGCGCGACGGCATCGGCAACCGTTCCCGCACCGCCCCCCGCTGCGCCTTCGCCCTCGGTGGAGGCCTTCACTTTCGGCGAGCCGGTGCCCGTGCTCGATCGGCGCGAGCTGCTCGACTACGTGGAATGCATGTGCCAGGACAAGTGGTTCGAGCCACCGTTGCCGTGGGACGGACTCGCGCGCAGCTTCCGCGCAGCGGTGCATAACAGCTCGCCCATCTACGTGAAGCGCAACATCCTGGTGTCGACCTTCGTCCCACACAAGCTGCTCTCGCGCACCGCGTTCGCGCGCTGGGTGATGGACTTCCTGGTGTTCGGCAACGGCTACCTGGAGCGGCGCGACAACGCCCTGGACCGGCCGATTGCACTGGAACCCGCGCTGGCCAAGTTCATGCGGCGCGGCCAGGATCTGGAGACCTACTACTTCGTGCAGGGCGAGCAGGAGAAGCACCAGTTCAAGGCGGGCAGCATCTTCCACCTGATGGAGCCCGATATCAACCAGGAGGTCTATGGCTTGCCCGAGTACCTGTCGGCGCTCAATGCCACCTGGCTTGATGAGTCGGCTACGTTGTTCCGCCGTCGCTACTACCTCAACGGCAGCCACGCCGGCTTCATCCTGTACATGACCGACGCCGCGCAGAAGCAAGAGGACGTCGACGCGCTGCGTGAGGCGCTCAAGAACAGCAAGGGCCCGGGCAACTTCCGCAACCTGTTCATGTACGCGCCCAACGGTAAGAAGGACGGCATCCAGCTCTTCCCGGTGTCCGAGGTGGCGGCCAAGGACGAATTCTGGAACATCAAGAACGTGACGCGCGACGACCAGCTTGCGGCGCACCGGGTGCCGCCGCAGCTGATGGGCATCATTCCCAGCAACACCGGGGGCTTTGGCGACGTGGAGAAGGCGGCGCTGGTCTTCGCGCGCAACGAGGTGAAGCCGCTTCAGGATCGACTGATGGAGACGAATGACTGGCTCGGCCAAGAAGTCATTCGATTCGACTCATACATTCTATGA